A genomic window from Punica granatum isolate Tunisia-2019 chromosome 2, ASM765513v2, whole genome shotgun sequence includes:
- the LOC116197112 gene encoding protein SHORTAGE IN CHIASMATA 1 isoform X3, giving the protein MHLEDPHVSEKEYMSIFSEFSPIGNDLDVLNQGVEIPYNHETEESLYCFRDIGLENLVEPKADLVEDDCSVQGPSQFHFPLLEVDEICFGTLACMSMEDELAALLEKIEDQLLPQNEDFSVTYGHTWTLLERALLESPSYDCPSNKCSEADFASVEIFLEIDFISIGDTICPEVNLGSYQRMEDENHIMSFNPVVLEELQILDVGPASSFEVFNSSKFQEQELCDKMSKGELSCKSFDEMIVSHELALVDDMFKPLPIPILSDCKAMKSLYELNEKAIIGLKPQPLSASDEIYLDWLLLEEEKRSSAMCSSFRSMIVAIDIQSIDFDWRTASISEVVLDFLLSDYDSDGLIAEKCGKTAEILISGGSILSGHAPAASNDFEVGQGNPTNQPMLSEENLKRASSVLNSMSSFNDLDFFLNPSKARTKKKNPHPAMSATDKVQSDNSMPACDTVDWHLPQRDFILHQVHLSDDLIAVTENLKSSYLGILESNLELKEVHRSFQEADEYSLLSVSKLVFMGCIKNLVTKNPTLPSGGELVMASATLCAIKQITWYLCFYGIHTAWSYLDKLCEGFDCFATKLRVVQCFLVDTDKKADVVRISSHPSLSAVKEILLSSISENGLKALLVADKVFWSALKMLLTSLGISSCEMNESTQYPIPDKYNHGDFSIENMRLPQVKACLLASPENISADFPFDKFEMILEYGGSCGSSRITTLLPKMSGMPCLHFLKVEVDKSSAAGALCEGVSMAQHTGMGMVGQAQCVKYIEEYIDLSKLEALLNFVPLGDEVGNSEREEFCAVPSVSCEPFSAEARDIQSGITSFPELVIIMNTQCSEKEMIVSRRSTYQKILALEKKGAQVIERDSNLPADIIISPAACLVWYASNNMLKKASGSLEASSMLPCHVENIATNVLSFLSFSFSCCILIFEGETSFLATMMESSDGLYAVAASLGIDLQLFCSDSAELTDEIILSCIDVGTRFIKGLFPKLPESETSAESFLSKFPSINPLTAHAIVSNGGILADFLEWSNESRINAVQKYHVPNESISLFSALCRCGEREDSQSVMTDSSSSVSSAPNSRNCRGNLGSENKRCKYMRNPHNSDVPVDNSLQFEPAKQSIDSGLKFPELSKYNSWEFPDPKGCESSLQDLHGAQKGLDPRVTGYPSRVAISHDFDLPKDAPVWNVDSVHPDLRSNEATISGLDWLSSRNSEVMTEEVRGEGIDLVDPAVFNPVDFSFLVQDMDYDPIKEEDYPFCRGKGRSFPTVAEIESSSYCPGPVKHQSYSSRGEIHEFHNQEQNNERLHLNYQRTHSDADFERTSSRSLPSMTLQGGRSNFRGTPLRNALHSSHLLRSSPWTVEFLNRIREKSKMRQQSLPPETSPCPSIRRNTPNRAKRRSPSILEFFKYQGGSTDRKIPEQKRQKTSSQSLCSFKNEKAMSVAQSCTPADKRARRTLSYAMNEIGSQTRLVWRERNTHNRV; this is encoded by the exons ATGCATCTG GAAGATCCTCACGTCTCTGAGAAAGAATATATGAGCATTTTCTCAGAATTTTCCCCAATTGGGAATGATCTG gatgtactcaaccaggGTGTTGAAATACCCTATAATCACGAGACTGAAGAATCACTATATTGTTTTCGGGACATCGGGCTCGAGAATCTCGTGGAGCCAAAGGCTGATCTTGTGGAGGATGATTGCTCTGTTCAGGGCCCATCGCAGTTTCACTTTCCTCTTCTGGAAGTGGATGAAATATGTTTTGGAACTTTGGCATGCATGTCAATGGAAGATGAACTTGCAGCTCTCCTTGAAAAAATCGAAGACCAACTTCTGCCGCAAAATGAAGATTTCTCGGTTACATATGGACATACTTGGACTTTGTTGGAGCGTGCCCTGTTAGAATCCCCATCATATGATTGTCCATCAAACAAGTGCAGTGAAGCTGATTTCGCATCTGTGGAAATATTCTTGGAAATTGATTTCATAAGTATCGGTGATACAATCTGCCCTGAAGTAAATTTAGGCTCTTATCAAAGAATGGAAGATGAGAATCATATTATGTCGTTTAATCCAGTTGTTCTGGAGGAATTGCAGATACTTGATGTGGGTCCAGCTTCATCTTTTGAAGTCTTTAACTCAAGCAAATTTCAAGAACAGGAGTTGTGTGATAAAATGTCGAAGGGGGAACTAAGTTGCAAGAGCTTTGATGAAATGATTGTCAGCCATGAGCTAGCTCTGGTAGATGACATGTTCAAGCCATTGCCTATCCCTATTCTGTCCGACTGCAAAGCAATGAAGTCATTGTATGAACTCAATGAGAAAGCAATTATTGGTTTAAAGCCACAACCACTTTCTGCATCCGATGAGATATATCTGGACTGGCTTCTTCTGGAGGAAGAGAAGCGCAGCTCTGCGATGTGTTCTTCCTTTCGGAGCATGATTGTGGCAATAGATATTCAAAGCATTGACTTTGATTGGAGAACTGCTAGCATTTCAGAGGTTGTGCTTGATTTTCTCCTCTCTGATTATGATTCTGATGGGCTCATTGCTGAGAAATGTGGCAAGACAGCGGAAATTCTTATTTCTGGGGGGTCTATTCTTAGTGGGCATGCACCAGCTGCTTCAAATGATTTTGAAGTTGGACAGGGAAATCCCACAAATCAACCAATGCTTTCTGAAGAAAATCTCAAGAGAGCCTCGTCGGTATTAAACTCTATGTCATCATTCAATGATCTTGATTTTTTCTTGAATCCATCAAAAGCTAGAACCAAGAAGAAAAACCCTCATCCAGCAATGAGTGCTACTGACAAGGTCCAATCCGATAACTCAATGCCAGCATGTGATACCGTGGATTGGCACTTGCCACAGAGGGATTTCATACTTCATCAAGTTCACTTGTCTGATGACCTCATTGCAGTCACAGAGAACTTGAAAAGCAGCTACCTCGGTATACTGGAGAGCAATCTAGAACTGAAAGAAGTGCATAGGTCGTTTCAAGAAGCGGATGAGTATAGCTTGCTCAGTGTATCTAAGCTAGTATTTATGGGATGCATTAAGAATCTGGTCACAAAGAATCCTACATTGCCCAGTGGAGGTGAATTGGTAATGGCTTCTGCCACATTATGTGCAATTAAACAGATAACATGGTACTTGTGCTTTTATGGGATCCATACGGCTTGGTCATATTTAGATAAACTATGTGAAGGCTTTGACTGCTTTGCAACCAAATTGAGAGTGGTTCAGTGCTTTCTCGTGGATACTGATAAGAAGGCTGATGTGGTGAGAATCAGCTCACATCCATCACTATCTGCAGTTAAGGAAATTTTACTTTCAAGCATCTCTGAGAATGGTCTAAAAGCATTACTCGTAGCTGATAAGGTGTTCTGGTCAGCATTGAAGATGCTGCTGACATCCCTGGGCATATCGTCTTGTGAAATGAACGAGTCTACTCAATATCCAATACCAGATAAGTACAACCATGGCGATTTCTCAATTGAGAATATGAGGCTTCCCCAGGTTAAAGCTTGCTTGTTGGCATCCCCCGA GAACATATCTGCGGATTTTCCTTTTGACAAGTTCGAGATGATTCTGGAGTATGGAGGATCTTGCGGCTCATCGAGGATAACTACTCTTTTGCCAAAGATGTCTGGCATGCCCTGCCTTCACTTCTTAAAGGTTGAAGTCGACAAATCAAGTGCTGCTGGAGCACTTTGTGAAGGCGTGAGTATGGCACAGCACACAGGCATGGGAATG GTAGGACAAGCTCAATGTGTTAAATACATTGAAGAGTATATAGATCTCTCGAAGTTAGAAGCATTGCTGAATTTTGTACCTCTTGGAGACGAAGTGGGAAACAGCGAAAGAGAAGAATTCTGTGCCGTACCTTCTGTATCCTGCGAGCCATTTTCTGCAGAAGCCAGGGACATTCAGAGTGGCATTACGTCTTTCCCTGAGTTAGTAATTATAATGAACACTCAGTGTTCTGAAAAAGAAATGATAGTGTCCAGAAGAAGTACATACCAAAAGATTCTGGCTCTTGAGAAAAAGGGAGCCCAAGTTATTGAACGGGACTCTAACCTGCCTGCTGATATCATAATAAGTCCTGCAGCTTGCCTCGTGTGGTACGCGAGCAATAATATGTTGAAGAAAGCAAGCGGTTCACTTGAAGCTTCTTCAATGCTACCCTGTCATGTTGAGAATATTGCAACCAACGTTTTGAGTTTCCTGAGTTTCAGTTTCAGCTGCTGCATTCTG ATTTttgagggagaaactagcttCCTTGCGACCATGATGGAATCATCTGATGGACTTTATGCGGTGGCAGCTAGTCTAGGAATTGATTTACAGCTCTTTTGCTCCGATTcagcagaactcactgatgaAATCATTTTGAGCTGCATTGACGTTGGCACCAGGTTCATCAAGGGTCTTTTTCCTAAACTTCCTGAATCTGAGACTTCTGCAGAATCGTTCCTAAGCAAATTTCCTTCCATTAATCCCCTGACAGCTCACGCTATTGTTTCTAATGGAGGCATACTTGCTGATTTTCTTGAATGGTCTAATGAGAGCAGGATAAATGCAGTCCAAAAGTATCATGTTCCCAATGAAAGCATTTCTTTATTCAGTGCCTTATGCCGATGTGGGGAGCGAGAGGATTCTCAGTCTGTAATGACTGATAGCTCTTCTTCAGTGTCTTCGGCTCCCAATTCAAGAAATTGCCGTGGCAATCTTGGTTCAGAAAATAAGAGatgcaagtatatgaggaacCCTCATAATAGTGACGTGCCTGTGGATAATTCCCTGCAATTCGAGCCTGCAAAACAATCTATTGACAGTGGTCTCAAATTTCCTGAGCTTTCCAAGTATAATTCTTGGGAATTCCCTGATCCAAAAGGGTGTGAATCATCTTTACAGGATTTACATGGTGCGCAAAAGGGACTTGATCCTAGGGTGACTGGATATCCTTCTAGAGTTGCTATATCTCATGATTTTGATCTCCCAAAAGATGCTCCTGTCTGGAATGTTGACTCTGTTCATCCTGACCTGAGATCTAATGAAGCTACAATAAGTGGTTTGGATTGGCTTAGTTCTAGGAATTCTGAGGTGATGACAGAGGAAGTTAGAGGTGAAGGCATTGACCTTGTTGATCCTGCAGTTTTCAATCCTGTTGACTTCTCTTTTTTGGTACAAGACATGGATTATGATCCCATCAAGGAAGAGGATTATCCCTTTTGTCGGGGCAAAGGTCGAAGTTTCCCTACAGTTGCTGAGATCGAGTCTAGTTCATACTGCCCTGGTCCTGTGAAACATCAAAGCTATTCTTCAAGAGGAGAGATTCATGAATTCCACAATCAGGAGCAAAACAATGAGAGATTGCATCTGAACTATCAGAGGACACACTCAGATGCAGATTTTGAGAGGACATCTTCTAGAAGCTTGCCAAGTATGACATTGCAAGGGGGAAGATCAAATTTCAGGGGAACACCCCTTAGAAACGCCCTTCATTCATCCCATCTGCTGAGAAGTTCACCATGGACTGTGGAATTTCTGAACAGAATTAGGGAAAAGAGCAAGATGCGTCAGCAGAGCCTTCCACCTGAGACATCCCCTTGTCCCAGCATCAGAAGGAATACACCGAATCGAGCCAAGAGAAGAAGCCCATCCATCCTAGAATTTTTCAAGTACCAAGGAGGCAGCACTGACAGGAAAATACCTGAACAGAAGAGGCAGAAGACATCTTCTCAGTCTCTGTGTTCATTCAAGAATGAGAAAGCAATGTCAGTTGCCCAGTCATGCACACCTGCTGATAAAAGAGCGAGACGG ACGCTTTCTTATGCAATGAACGAAATTGGTAGTCAGACTAGGCTGGTCTGGAGGGAAAGGAACACTCATAATCGAGTGTGA